The Sulfurimonas lithotrophica genome includes a region encoding these proteins:
- a CDS encoding c-type cytochrome — MKKIVVILIMLSSLLYSKDLDGKKLFETHCWGCHHQTAVAFGPPFNEIASKRTKEEIQAYIISPESMYKSFGYKRTVMTQFNLSDAEVESLSNYILSYKGK; from the coding sequence ATGAAAAAAATTGTTGTAATATTAATCATGTTATCTTCGTTACTGTATTCAAAAGATTTAGACGGTAAAAAATTATTTGAGACCCATTGCTGGGGTTGTCATCATCAAACAGCAGTAGCTTTTGGACCTCCGTTTAATGAAATTGCTTCTAAAAGAACTAAAGAAGAAATTCAAGCCTATATAATAAGTCCGGAATCCATGTATAAATCATTTGGTTATAAAAGAACGGTAATGACGCAGTTTAATCTTAGCGATGCAGAAGTAGAATCGTTAAGCAACTATATTCTTTCTTATAAAGGTAAATAA
- a CDS encoding radical SAM/SPASM domain-containing protein has protein sequence MFRLTNLIKSVVEDQSPRVLDGAIAIWNFTNRCNLSCLHCYSKSTLDEVDTLTTPQIKKTILEMKENGIKFIIFSGGEPLTRKDLFEIADFCKENEIITYLSSNGLYFTKSNIQKIVDTFNYVGVSIDGDEETHDYFRGLKGAFKETLKAVKLANSTGSKVGIRFTMTKDTIGSLEYIFDMVEKENIPKIYISHLVYSGRGLDNLKMDLTKEQRREAVDFILDKAFQYHKEGRDIEIVTGNMEMDAVVFLERFANEYPDLKEKMRERLVSWGGNSAGRKLLNINSEGDVRPDPFFPITIGNIIEQNFSDIWQKGELLEQLRKHPRKQISGICSDCEQIDICNGGSRARAYAITGDLWSEDPSCYLTKEERRR, from the coding sequence ATGTTTAGATTAACAAACTTGATAAAATCGGTGGTAGAAGATCAAAGTCCCAGAGTTTTAGACGGTGCAATAGCAATATGGAACTTTACAAACAGATGTAATCTTTCATGTTTGCACTGTTACTCGAAATCAACTTTAGATGAAGTTGATACTTTGACTACGCCACAGATTAAAAAAACGATTTTAGAAATGAAAGAAAACGGGATTAAATTCATTATATTTTCCGGCGGCGAACCTTTAACTAGAAAAGATTTGTTTGAAATAGCTGATTTTTGTAAGGAAAACGAAATTATTACATATCTATCCAGTAACGGATTATATTTTACAAAATCAAATATTCAAAAAATCGTAGATACTTTTAATTATGTGGGCGTATCGATTGACGGAGATGAAGAGACACATGATTATTTTCGTGGTTTAAAAGGTGCATTTAAAGAAACTTTAAAAGCTGTTAAACTAGCTAATTCAACAGGCTCAAAAGTCGGTATCCGTTTTACTATGACAAAAGATACTATAGGTTCACTTGAATATATCTTTGATATGGTTGAGAAAGAGAATATACCAAAAATATATATATCGCATCTAGTTTATTCGGGACGCGGATTAGATAACCTGAAAATGGATTTAACAAAAGAGCAAAGAAGAGAAGCAGTTGATTTTATATTAGATAAGGCATTTCAGTATCACAAAGAGGGACGTGATATTGAAATAGTTACCGGAAATATGGAGATGGATGCAGTCGTGTTCTTAGAGAGATTTGCAAATGAGTATCCAGATTTAAAAGAGAAAATGAGAGAGCGTCTTGTTTCATGGGGCGGAAATTCTGCAGGTAGAAAACTATTAAATATAAATAGTGAGGGTGATGTTAGACCTGATCCGTTTTTCCCGATAACTATAGGAAATATAATAGAGCAAAATTTTAGTGATATTTGGCAAAAAGGAGAATTGTTAGAACAGTTAAGAAAGCATCCAAGAAAACAGATTAGCGGTATATGCAGTGATTGTGAACAGATAGATATCTGTAACGGAGGAAGTCGTGCTCGAGCTTATGCAATAACAGGAGATTTATGGAGTGAAGACCCATCATGTTATTTAACAAAAGAAGAAAGAAGGAGATAG
- a CDS encoding cytochrome D1 domain-containing protein, producing the protein MIKKIFYTVTLVSSLLISAEAQSINPIKAMLKTDEKIFVVERESESLAVIENGIPSGHIKGMHNMNHGVVKFVGKDGYVISRDGYVVKFDPESEKILAERKTSESAIGFTINENYLAVANYAKKSVDILDRDLNPLQSFNTGSKNVGIKIYKNYLIFSQMDNDKITVLKDTNEGKGKPNFVIHKEFEDVGVMPFDAMIKDNNFITGFFQSEHFGVVDLDTMKYSKIKIMLEDRKPVLKVPHFGFWSIGGGYVFIPAVGNNKVMVYTPDFKHVKNIETEGLPVFTSLSPDKKYLAVTFSGKKFPVIQIIDTKTLKIIKRFEFDGKVLHLRWSKAKPNLYVSVNDTNKIAVLNTDGWWLSREIFQIKKPSGIFIYEGKK; encoded by the coding sequence ATGATAAAAAAAATATTTTACACAGTGACTTTGGTCTCATCGTTATTAATAAGTGCCGAGGCACAGAGTATTAACCCTATTAAAGCTATGCTTAAGACGGATGAGAAAATTTTTGTGGTTGAGAGAGAAAGTGAATCATTAGCTGTAATTGAAAACGGCATACCTTCAGGACATATAAAAGGTATGCATAATATGAATCACGGTGTCGTTAAATTTGTCGGTAAAGACGGATACGTAATAAGCCGAGACGGATATGTAGTTAAGTTTGATCCGGAGAGTGAAAAAATTTTAGCAGAGCGTAAAACAAGTGAGAGTGCTATAGGTTTTACGATAAATGAAAACTATTTAGCGGTTGCAAACTATGCAAAAAAAAGTGTAGATATACTTGACCGTGATTTAAACCCATTGCAGTCTTTTAATACAGGTAGTAAAAACGTAGGTATAAAAATATATAAAAACTATCTTATCTTTTCTCAAATGGATAATGACAAGATTACTGTGCTAAAAGATACCAATGAAGGAAAAGGAAAACCGAATTTTGTTATTCATAAAGAGTTTGAAGATGTAGGTGTGATGCCTTTTGATGCGATGATAAAAGATAATAACTTTATAACTGGTTTTTTCCAAAGTGAGCATTTTGGCGTAGTTGACTTAGATACTATGAAATATTCAAAAATAAAAATAATGTTAGAAGACAGAAAACCTGTTTTAAAAGTACCTCACTTCGGGTTTTGGTCAATTGGCGGAGGGTATGTATTTATCCCTGCAGTCGGTAATAACAAAGTTATGGTATATACACCTGATTTTAAGCATGTTAAAAATATAGAAACTGAAGGACTTCCTGTATTTACTTCATTGTCTCCTGATAAAAAATATTTAGCCGTAACTTTTAGCGGGAAAAAATTTCCGGTAATTCAGATTATAGATACAAAAACATTAAAAATTATCAAAAGATTTGAGTTTGACGGAAAAGTTCTACATTTAAGATGGTCAAAAGCTAAACCGAACTTATATGTATCAGTAAACGATACAAATAAAATAGCTGTTTTAAATACTGACGGTTGGTGGTTAAGCAGAGAGATATTCCAAATTAAAAAACCATCGGGTATATTTATTTATGAAGGAAAAAAATAA
- the cobA gene encoding uroporphyrinogen-III C-methyltransferase codes for MGNVYLTGAGPGDVELLTLKAARVIKEADVIIYDRLANPDILEMSKDGCEFVYVGKEDGRHIMPQDDINEVIYQNALKHENVVRLKGGDPFVFGRGGEEAAYLQERGIGFEIIPGITSAISAPAYAGIPVTHRGVAVSFRVVTGHESPNKKVSQIPWENFRTDDTIVFLMGLHNLPKITKKLKEVGKEGSFPCAVISKGTTKEQSVVVGTLDTIIDLAKDVPTPALIVVGKVVELRKQLEWFKGEEA; via the coding sequence ATGGGTAACGTGTATTTGACAGGGGCAGGTCCCGGTGATGTAGAGCTTTTAACTCTTAAAGCTGCTCGTGTGATTAAAGAAGCGGATGTAATAATATACGATCGTTTAGCCAATCCGGATATCTTAGAGATGTCCAAAGACGGCTGTGAGTTCGTTTATGTCGGAAAAGAGGATGGTCGTCATATCATGCCTCAAGACGATATAAACGAAGTGATATATCAAAACGCCCTAAAACATGAAAATGTTGTTAGGTTAAAAGGGGGTGACCCTTTTGTATTTGGTCGTGGGGGAGAAGAAGCGGCATACCTACAAGAAAGAGGAATCGGATTTGAGATAATTCCAGGTATTACATCGGCTATATCAGCTCCTGCATATGCGGGGATTCCTGTTACGCATCGCGGAGTTGCGGTTAGTTTCAGAGTAGTTACGGGGCATGAGTCACCAAATAAAAAAGTTTCACAGATTCCATGGGAGAATTTCCGTACGGATGACACTATTGTATTTTTGATGGGACTTCATAACTTGCCAAAAATTACTAAAAAACTTAAAGAGGTAGGAAAAGAGGGGAGTTTCCCTTGTGCCGTTATATCAAAAGGTACTACTAAGGAGCAGTCGGTTGTAGTAGGTACACTAGATACTATAATTGACTTAGCTAAAGATGTTCCGACACCGGCACTTATCGTTGTTGGAAAAGTAGTTGAATTACGTAAACAGTTAGAATGGTTTAAGGGTGAAGAAGCATAA